From the genome of Spinacia oleracea cultivar Varoflay chromosome 2, BTI_SOV_V1, whole genome shotgun sequence, one region includes:
- the LOC110799250 gene encoding ubiquitin-like domain-containing protein CIP73 isoform X7, protein MEGDNIKACSVSFHLMDYSELLKTRESKDHVGDRPGETSILDGTANTTHTRPEQSGTRSSNDRSRLYNTFGVPTGLSFGSLQATVIPDALATLSQYLSHMRQQFTDSGRVSETDSGVSRPENEGGSSHLAQSENVQEGLPSPASLAGLLSATRQLLNEQVEECLRQLGRQLDNQQNVTDPAARVTAQADALRNGVLLQNLGAYFLELGRTVTTLRLGRSPSEAVVNAGPAVFVSSSGPNPLMVQPLPFQPGASFGTPISGTLQPGSGLANGIGTGFVPRRIDIQIRRVGASTHQTEPAGSRQSSAQRNSTTNSSGEALINQSSTGTSGLPSSNSGPAVRILPFRTMMAAVPDLNRSPQDSSGGSLGLVYPVLGRYSSIPSANLSSRTGNQVSDEHQSTGVQTQPHSSPESASLPQNSEGAAGNAGIGRGPASGLGQRESVSSRTIDINILSAGGIQGDENSEGQIPPGIFQFLRGLFPGSEFQVESVSSQGTGTGTGSVTEQERTSSAVAQEAEPPMATEEGIFLSRMLEQIMPLISENSGTTAQGVAYSGGHHGDGSASSTPAEDYEVGTSRREADANPGPNPKRRKTE, encoded by the exons ATGGAAGGAGACAACATAAAAGCATGCAGTGTATCTTTTCATCTTATGGACTACTCCGAATTATTGAAGACTAGGGAGAGTAAA GACCATGTTGGTGATAGACCTGGAGAGACTTCTATTCTGGATGGCACTGCAAATACAACCCACACACGACCTGAACAATCTGGGACGAGAAGCTCTAATGATAGATCTAGGCTGTATAATACTTTCGGAGTCCCTACCGGTTTATCATTTGGATCCCTACAGGCCACG GTGATTCCTGATGCTCTTGCGACCTTATCACAGTACTTAAGTCATATGAGACAGCAATTTACAGACAGTG GAAGGGTTAGTGAAACCGATAGTGGGGTTTCTCGTCCTGAAAATGAAGGTGGATCCAGTCACCTGGCACAATCGGAGAATGTACAAGAAGGGCTTCCTTCTCCGGCATCGTTGGCAGGGTTGTTGTCTGCTACAAGGCAGCTGCTAAATGAGCAAGTTGAAGAATGTTTGCGT CAACTAGGAAGGCAGTTAGATAATCAGCAGAATGTGACAGATCCAGCAGCAAGGGTTACTGCTCAAGCTGATGCATTGAGAAATGGGGTTCTTCTACAGAATCTAGGTGCATATTTTCTTGAGCTTGGTCGCACAGTCACGACACTGAGACTTGGCAGATCACCT TCAGAAGCTGTAGTCAACGCCGGCCCTGCAGTTTTTGTTTCTTCGTCTGGCCCTAATCCACTCATGGTTCAG CCTCTCCCATTCCAGCCTGGAGCTAGTTTTGGTACCCCTATTTCAGGAACGTTACAACCTGGCTCTGGTTTGGCTAATGGAATTGGTACTGGTTTTGTCCCTAGGCGTATAGATATACAAATACGAAGAG TAGGCGCATCGACTCATCAAACTGAACCTGCTGGATCTCGGCAATCTTCAGCCCAAAGGAATTCTACGACCAATAGCAGCGGAGAGGCGCTGATCAACCAATCTTCTACGGGGACCTCGGGCCTTCCTTCTTCAAATAGTGGGCCAGCTGTTCGTATATTACCTTTCAGGACAATGATGGCCGCAGTTCCTGACCTGAATCGCTCACCTCAAGACTCTTCTGGTGGTTCCTTAGGATTAGTATATCCTGTTCTTGGAAGGTATTCAAGCATACCCTCTGCGAACTTGAGTAGTAGAACAGGAAATCAAGTGTCTGATGAACACCAGTCTACCGGCGTCCAGACACAGCCGCATAGCAGTCCTGAATCTGCATCTTTGCCACAGAATAGTGAAGGTGCTGCTGGAAATG CAGGTATTGGTAGGGGTCCAGCTTCTGGCCTGGGACAAAGAGAGTCAGTTTCATCTCGCACCATTGATATCAACATCCTGTCTGCAGGAGGAATTCAGGGTGATGAGAATTCTGAGGGGCAGATCCCTCCGGGTATTTTTCAATTTCTGAGAGGACTGTTCCCTGGCAGTGAGTTCCAAGTAGAGAGTGTCAGTTCCCAGGGAACAGGAACAGGTACAGGATCTGTTACAGAGCAGGAAAGGACTAGCAGTGCAGTTGCGCAGGAAGCAGAACCACCGATGGCTACTGAAGAAGGAATATTCTTGTCTAGGATGCTTGAACAGATTATGCCTTTGATTTCTGAGAATTCTGGTACAACAGCTCAAGGTGTTGCATACTCTGGTGGACATCACGGAGATGGCTCCGCTTCTTCAACTCCA GCAGAGGATTATGAAGTTGGGACATCACGGCGGGAAGCTGATGCTAATCCTGGTCCAAATCCTAAGCGCCGAAAG ACGGAATGA
- the LOC110799250 gene encoding ubiquitin-like domain-containing protein CIP73 isoform X8 has protein sequence MEGDNIKACSVSFHLMDYSELLKTRESKDHVGDRPGETSILDGTANTTHTRPEQSGTRSSNDRSRLYNTFGVPTGLSFGSLQATVIPDALATLSQYLSHMRQQFTDSGRVSETDSGVSRPENEGGSSHLAQSENVQEGLPSPASLAGLLSATRQLLNEQVEECLRQLGRQLDNQQNVTDPAARVTAQADALRNGVLLQNLGAYFLELGRTVTTLRLGRSPSEAVVNAGPAVFVSSSGPNPLMVQPLPFQPGASFGTPISGTLQPGSGLANGIGTGFVPRRIDIQIRRVGASTHQTEPAGSRQSSAQRNSTTNSSGEALINQSSTGTSGLPSSNSGPAVRILPFRTMMAAVPDLNRSPQDSSGGSLGLVYPVLGRYSSIPSANLSSRTGNQVSDEHQSTGVQTQPHSSPESASLPQNSEGAAGNGIGRGPASGLGQRESVSSRTIDINILSAGGIQGDENSEGQIPPGIFQFLRGLFPGSEFQVESVSSQGTGTGTGSVTEQERTSSAVAQEAEPPMATEEGIFLSRMLEQIMPLISENSGTTAQGVAYSGGHHGDGSASSTPAEDYEVGTSRREADANPGPNPKRRKTE, from the exons ATGGAAGGAGACAACATAAAAGCATGCAGTGTATCTTTTCATCTTATGGACTACTCCGAATTATTGAAGACTAGGGAGAGTAAA GACCATGTTGGTGATAGACCTGGAGAGACTTCTATTCTGGATGGCACTGCAAATACAACCCACACACGACCTGAACAATCTGGGACGAGAAGCTCTAATGATAGATCTAGGCTGTATAATACTTTCGGAGTCCCTACCGGTTTATCATTTGGATCCCTACAGGCCACG GTGATTCCTGATGCTCTTGCGACCTTATCACAGTACTTAAGTCATATGAGACAGCAATTTACAGACAGTG GAAGGGTTAGTGAAACCGATAGTGGGGTTTCTCGTCCTGAAAATGAAGGTGGATCCAGTCACCTGGCACAATCGGAGAATGTACAAGAAGGGCTTCCTTCTCCGGCATCGTTGGCAGGGTTGTTGTCTGCTACAAGGCAGCTGCTAAATGAGCAAGTTGAAGAATGTTTGCGT CAACTAGGAAGGCAGTTAGATAATCAGCAGAATGTGACAGATCCAGCAGCAAGGGTTACTGCTCAAGCTGATGCATTGAGAAATGGGGTTCTTCTACAGAATCTAGGTGCATATTTTCTTGAGCTTGGTCGCACAGTCACGACACTGAGACTTGGCAGATCACCT TCAGAAGCTGTAGTCAACGCCGGCCCTGCAGTTTTTGTTTCTTCGTCTGGCCCTAATCCACTCATGGTTCAG CCTCTCCCATTCCAGCCTGGAGCTAGTTTTGGTACCCCTATTTCAGGAACGTTACAACCTGGCTCTGGTTTGGCTAATGGAATTGGTACTGGTTTTGTCCCTAGGCGTATAGATATACAAATACGAAGAG TAGGCGCATCGACTCATCAAACTGAACCTGCTGGATCTCGGCAATCTTCAGCCCAAAGGAATTCTACGACCAATAGCAGCGGAGAGGCGCTGATCAACCAATCTTCTACGGGGACCTCGGGCCTTCCTTCTTCAAATAGTGGGCCAGCTGTTCGTATATTACCTTTCAGGACAATGATGGCCGCAGTTCCTGACCTGAATCGCTCACCTCAAGACTCTTCTGGTGGTTCCTTAGGATTAGTATATCCTGTTCTTGGAAGGTATTCAAGCATACCCTCTGCGAACTTGAGTAGTAGAACAGGAAATCAAGTGTCTGATGAACACCAGTCTACCGGCGTCCAGACACAGCCGCATAGCAGTCCTGAATCTGCATCTTTGCCACAGAATAGTGAAGGTGCTGCTGGAAATG GTATTGGTAGGGGTCCAGCTTCTGGCCTGGGACAAAGAGAGTCAGTTTCATCTCGCACCATTGATATCAACATCCTGTCTGCAGGAGGAATTCAGGGTGATGAGAATTCTGAGGGGCAGATCCCTCCGGGTATTTTTCAATTTCTGAGAGGACTGTTCCCTGGCAGTGAGTTCCAAGTAGAGAGTGTCAGTTCCCAGGGAACAGGAACAGGTACAGGATCTGTTACAGAGCAGGAAAGGACTAGCAGTGCAGTTGCGCAGGAAGCAGAACCACCGATGGCTACTGAAGAAGGAATATTCTTGTCTAGGATGCTTGAACAGATTATGCCTTTGATTTCTGAGAATTCTGGTACAACAGCTCAAGGTGTTGCATACTCTGGTGGACATCACGGAGATGGCTCCGCTTCTTCAACTCCA GCAGAGGATTATGAAGTTGGGACATCACGGCGGGAAGCTGATGCTAATCCTGGTCCAAATCCTAAGCGCCGAAAG ACGGAATGA
- the LOC110799250 gene encoding ubiquitin-like domain-containing protein CIP73 isoform X3 — MAHSVNEVSMHDESGSLGAIIEIKIKTMDSQTYTLQVDKQMPVPALKERIASVTGVVTEHQRLICRGKVLKDDQLLSAYHVEDGHTLHMVVREPTASSSGSLSADSAVDQSSSGNRGEYYQVAPGIVVETFNMPGQGDRVLPDLNRIISAVLGSMGITNPGNGNEGTGIRDHVGDRPGETSILDGTANTTHTRPEQSGTRSSNDRSRLYNTFGVPTGLSFGSLQATVIPDALATLSQYLSHMRQQFTDSGRVSETDSGVSRPENEGGSSHLAQSENVQEGLPSPASLAGLLSATRQLLNEQVEECLRQLGRQLDNQQNVTDPAARVTAQADALRNGVLLQNLGAYFLELGRTVTTLRLGRSPSEAVVNAGPAVFVSSSGPNPLMVQPLPFQPGASFGTPISGTLQPGSGLANGIGTGFVPRRIDIQIRRGASTHQTEPAGSRQSSAQRNSTTNSSGEALINQSSTGTSGLPSSNSGPAVRILPFRTMMAAVPDLNRSPQDSSGGSLGLVYPVLGRYSSIPSANLSSRTGNQVSDEHQSTGVQTQPHSSPESASLPQNSEGAAGNAGIGRGPASGLGQRESVSSRTIDINILSAGGIQGDENSEGQIPPGIFQFLRGLFPGSEFQVESVSSQGTGTGTGSVTEQERTSSAVAQEAEPPMATEEGIFLSRMLEQIMPLISENSGTTAQGVAYSGGHHGDGSASSTPAEDYEVGTSRREADANPGPNPKRRKTE; from the exons ATGGCACACAGTGTTAATGAGGTGTCGATGCATGATGAATCTGGTAGTCTCGGGGCCATTATAGAgatcaaaataaaaacaatgGATTCTCAAACATATACCTTGCAGGTGGATAAGCAG ATGCCAGTACCTGCCCTGAAAGAACGTATTGCTTCCGTGACTGGCGTTGTAACGGAGCATCAACGCCTGATATGTCGAGGAAAGGTTCTTAAAGACGACCAGCTGCTGTCTGCATACC ATGTGGAAGATGGTCATACTTTACACATGGTAGTTCGAGAACCAACTGCGTCATCATCTGGGAGCTTATCTGCTGATTCAG CTGTTGATCAGTCTTCTAGTGGAAATCGTGGCGAATATTATCAAGTTGCTCCTGGTATTGTTGTTGAAACTTTTAATATGCCTGGACAAGGGGATAGAGTACTTCCAGATCTTAATCGG ATCATATCTGCTGTTCTTGGTTCTATGGGCATAACTAATCCTGGAAATGGCAATGAAGGAACTGGTATCAGG GACCATGTTGGTGATAGACCTGGAGAGACTTCTATTCTGGATGGCACTGCAAATACAACCCACACACGACCTGAACAATCTGGGACGAGAAGCTCTAATGATAGATCTAGGCTGTATAATACTTTCGGAGTCCCTACCGGTTTATCATTTGGATCCCTACAGGCCACG GTGATTCCTGATGCTCTTGCGACCTTATCACAGTACTTAAGTCATATGAGACAGCAATTTACAGACAGTG GAAGGGTTAGTGAAACCGATAGTGGGGTTTCTCGTCCTGAAAATGAAGGTGGATCCAGTCACCTGGCACAATCGGAGAATGTACAAGAAGGGCTTCCTTCTCCGGCATCGTTGGCAGGGTTGTTGTCTGCTACAAGGCAGCTGCTAAATGAGCAAGTTGAAGAATGTTTGCGT CAACTAGGAAGGCAGTTAGATAATCAGCAGAATGTGACAGATCCAGCAGCAAGGGTTACTGCTCAAGCTGATGCATTGAGAAATGGGGTTCTTCTACAGAATCTAGGTGCATATTTTCTTGAGCTTGGTCGCACAGTCACGACACTGAGACTTGGCAGATCACCT TCAGAAGCTGTAGTCAACGCCGGCCCTGCAGTTTTTGTTTCTTCGTCTGGCCCTAATCCACTCATGGTTCAG CCTCTCCCATTCCAGCCTGGAGCTAGTTTTGGTACCCCTATTTCAGGAACGTTACAACCTGGCTCTGGTTTGGCTAATGGAATTGGTACTGGTTTTGTCCCTAGGCGTATAGATATACAAATACGAAGAG GCGCATCGACTCATCAAACTGAACCTGCTGGATCTCGGCAATCTTCAGCCCAAAGGAATTCTACGACCAATAGCAGCGGAGAGGCGCTGATCAACCAATCTTCTACGGGGACCTCGGGCCTTCCTTCTTCAAATAGTGGGCCAGCTGTTCGTATATTACCTTTCAGGACAATGATGGCCGCAGTTCCTGACCTGAATCGCTCACCTCAAGACTCTTCTGGTGGTTCCTTAGGATTAGTATATCCTGTTCTTGGAAGGTATTCAAGCATACCCTCTGCGAACTTGAGTAGTAGAACAGGAAATCAAGTGTCTGATGAACACCAGTCTACCGGCGTCCAGACACAGCCGCATAGCAGTCCTGAATCTGCATCTTTGCCACAGAATAGTGAAGGTGCTGCTGGAAATG CAGGTATTGGTAGGGGTCCAGCTTCTGGCCTGGGACAAAGAGAGTCAGTTTCATCTCGCACCATTGATATCAACATCCTGTCTGCAGGAGGAATTCAGGGTGATGAGAATTCTGAGGGGCAGATCCCTCCGGGTATTTTTCAATTTCTGAGAGGACTGTTCCCTGGCAGTGAGTTCCAAGTAGAGAGTGTCAGTTCCCAGGGAACAGGAACAGGTACAGGATCTGTTACAGAGCAGGAAAGGACTAGCAGTGCAGTTGCGCAGGAAGCAGAACCACCGATGGCTACTGAAGAAGGAATATTCTTGTCTAGGATGCTTGAACAGATTATGCCTTTGATTTCTGAGAATTCTGGTACAACAGCTCAAGGTGTTGCATACTCTGGTGGACATCACGGAGATGGCTCCGCTTCTTCAACTCCA GCAGAGGATTATGAAGTTGGGACATCACGGCGGGAAGCTGATGCTAATCCTGGTCCAAATCCTAAGCGCCGAAAG ACGGAATGA